The stretch of DNA ATTTTCTTGACTTGATAATTCTAAATATTTAATAATTTGATTAAGAACAATATATAAAATCTCTTGTTTTTTAGCAGTTCTCAAAATATCAATTTCTAAAACAATACCTGTAGAATTAACCGTTCCCAATTGAATTTGAGCAAAAATATTTCTCAGAATTTGGGCGGTAACCGAATCCTGATCAATTTTAGCTAAACTTAATTTTGGTGGTGGTAAAACTAAGTTATCTTGAGTTTTAGGTAAAGCTTTTGGTATAGAAATACGTTCCGAACTATAATTATATTTAGTCGAAGTCAGACGATTAACCAACCAACGAGCTACTAATAATTCTCGTTTGCGACCAGACCAAAATAATTGATCTAAAGTAGATAAATTATTAGTTGTTAATTGGTTATTAATTTGATTAATATTATCTTGAATTTGTTGTTTACCTGAATTACCCAACCGAGATAAAAAGTTTTGCCATAAATTAGGAGTGGGAAGACTTTCTTGTTGCCAATAAACCCCTCCACTGGCAAGACGACGTAAAGCAAATACAATTGTCTCTAAATTAGTTCCTTTAAGACAGTAACCTTTTATTCCTAATGCTTTAGCGGTAAGTAATGACTCAGGTTCGGTTACGGAAGTAAGAATAAAAATAGCTAGATTAGGATACTGTTGTGTTAATTGTTGACAAAGTTGTAAAGAAGATAAACTTTTGCCAGCAAAACTTCCTACAGCTATTTCCAAAATCAAAATATCAGGAATCAATCCTTGTGCCAATAGTTGTAAAGTGTTGGCGATAGTATCTGCTTGGGCAATAACTCGAAAACCAGGAACAGATGCTAAGGCAGTACAAAAACCAAGGCGAAAGATCGGATCGTGATCGACGATCAACAGTTTAGTCTGATTGGGGGTCATTTCTAACCGTCTTGGCACACAAACTTGATAATATTGTTTAATCCAACCTAGTATAAACAGTAGCCAGTTAAAATAAACAAATTCTTAATTTTGAAATTGGCTCTGACTCATTTACAATTAAAATAGTAGTTATTAAAAGTATAAAAGCTTAAAAAACCAGTATATCATTCCTAGAGATTATTAAAACAGCTTTTTTATCAGAAATTGTAGTAGTTTAATTTTAATTAATTACCTTTAGGTTTTTTGACGAGCCGATTTAAATCTACCGACAAAAAAATCTCTTTTTTGTAAATGTTTAGTTTTACGTCCTGTTACTCGTTTGCGCCACATTTTGAAACTAGAGGGTTTCATTTCTTTTCTCATTAGAGCAATTACTTCTTTTTCTGATAAACCAAATTGAAGTTCGATAGCTGCAAAAGGAGTGCGGTCTTCCCATGCCATTTCAATAATGCGTTCAATAGTTTGAGCCTCTAAATCAGGTAAATTCATTTTTAGTAGAAATGTAAATTAAGAGTAAATCTTAAAATTAATTTATCAAAAAATAAAAATTAGTGTTGATTAAACTCAACAATATTATGAGCATTTCTTATTTTAGAGCGAATCATAATTAAATTTTTTTAGAATTAATTTAATACTCAAGCGATCGCTTCTGCGCCAGGCTACGCCTGACCGCGGATGCTGCTACCTTCGGTAGTCGCTTTTCAGCGAAGCATTTTTTCCCAATTTTAATTGCTTAGGTTAATCTAATCATTTCCTAAAATTTGTTTAATTAAATAAAAAATCATTTTCCTCAAAAAATCTACCTAAAGATTGAGTTACAAATACCTAACATTAGTTTGTGGAGATAGAGATTAATTTTTGGCAATCTGGTGATTGAACAAAATCAAGAGAGCTTGTAGAAATAATCTTGATCGACAAAGGTGCTTAATGAGTTTAATTACCTAGATTGATGGTTTACTCGATCTCGCCAAATACAAAATACTTGATCCCGATTTTTTTTGAGGTTACTCAATTAAATCTGAGATTCATCTAAAGTTAGTTTACAAATATTTCATTTTCTTGATATATTTACCTTCATTTAGCAAATTTATTTTGCTGAACCTTAATTAATTTTGATAACTTTTAATACTTTTTAGTTGGAACGAGTCTATTTTAGACCGAACCAATTTTGACGATAGTAAAATTGACTTTAAAAAATTTAGTTTCAATGAGAGAAAATCATTCTCAAGAAGAAAAACTTAGTTTTTCCACGCAATTGGCGTATGGTGTTGCTGATTTTGGTCCTTCGATGGCTGGAAATATTCTAGTGATCTTTTTCTTGTTCTTTTTGACTACTGTAGCAGGACTACCAGCCAATTTAGCAGGAATCATTTTGTTGTTGAGTAACTGCTGGAGTGCCATTAGCACTTTATTAGTAGGAATTTTAAGCGATCGCACTACTTGTGCTTGGGGAAGAAGAAGAATCTGGATGCTTGCTAGTGCGCCGATCTTAGGATTTAGTTTCTTTTTATTGTGGTGGATTCCTCCTAACCAAGACTGGTTGAAGTTTGGTTATTATCTTGCGATCGCTCTTCTGTTTCAGACTGCTGCTAGTGCTTTTGTCGTACCTTATGGTGCATTGATCACAGATTTAAGTGACGATCATAACGATCATCTGCGTCTCAATAGTATGCGTTTTGGTTTTTCCCTAGCTGGTTGTATTGGTTCACTTTTATTGTCTCAGTTAATTGCTCATTGGATTTACAATCCGCGACAGCAGTTATTCGAGTTGGGATTGATTTGTGCTGCCTTTACAGTAGTATCAATTGTTTCTAGTTGTTGGAAGATCAACGAACATCCCCACACGCCAAAATCTACTTCTTCCTATAACTGGCAAGGAATCAAGACAATTTTGTGCAATCAACCTTTATTAATGTTGGTAGGAATATACGCCTTATCTTGGTTAGCAGTACAAATTACTCCAGCCATTTTGCCCTATTTTGTGATTAACTGTCTCAAGCTTAACTCTGCTGTAGTTACCCAAGTAGTGTTATTAATGCAAACCACCGCTTTAGTATCTTTATTTATTTGGGAACCGCTTAGTAAACAACTAGGCAAAAAGAAAGTTTTTGCGTTAGGAAGCATTATTTGGATTGTGGCAGAAATTGGTTTATTTTATCTCCAACCAGGAGAACAATTTACAATGTATTCTTTAGCAATGGTGGCAGGAGTGGGGATGTCTACCACCTACTTTATACCTGCTTCGATGTTACCAGAAGTAATCGATTGGGATGAATTAACAACAGGAGAAAGAAGAGAAGGTTTATTCTACAGTATCTTGATGTTTATTTACCAAATTACTTTTGCTATAGGATTATTTTTTGTAGGACAATGGTTAGATTGGTCAGGTTTCCAAGCTGCAATTCCTGGACCGATTAAATTAGTCCAACCCCATTCTGCTTTAGTGGCAATTCGTCAGGCAATTGTGATTTTACCAACAACAGCATTGATCATTAGTTTGATCTTGACTTATTTTTACCCGATTAATAGTAGAGTTCATCAGTACACTATCGTTAAATTGAAAAAACGTCGTTTAGCAACTTCTACTTCTTCTTAATTAAGGACTAAATTGCCTAGTGTTAAAGCTCATTTTTACGCGATTAAAGAATTAAATTTTTGTAGTATCTCAGAAGAGAAAGTCCGATCAATAGTAGAATTAACTCATTCAGAATTTTAATTGCATAAAAAAACAGACAGAAGCCTACCTAAATGTAATCCTGCCGAGTTTTTTAATCACTTAAATTGAAGACTAGTTAATTCTGATGAATGTCAATCTAATCGGTACAACCCTACGGGGAAGATACTATGTGATCAAACAATTGGGGCGAGGGGGGATTGGCATTACTTTCTTAGCAGAAGATCGACAATGTTTTAATTGTCCTTGTGTTGTCAAACAACTCAAACCCCAAAGAAGCGACCGCAATACTTTAGCAATTTCTAGACGTTTATTTGCTGAAGAAGCTAACACTTTAGTTGATTTAGGAAGTCACGCTCAAATTCCTCGACTTCTGGCTTATTTTGAAGAAAACGAAGAATTTTTTTTAGTCCAAGAATTTATCGATGGTTACGATCTCACCCAAGAAATTATTCCCGAACATTCATTAAGTGAAACTCAGGTTATTGAATTATTAAAAGATATTTGTAATGTCTTAGTTTTTATTCAACAACATGGTGTAATTCATCGAGATCTGAAACCTTCTAATTTGATGAGAAGGAAATCTGACGGCAAAATTATTGTCATTGATTTTGGCGCAGTTAAACGAATTAGCACTCACGTCGCTAACACCCAGGGACAATTTACCCCTGTTACTCCTACAGTAGTAATTCAAAGTCAAGGTTATACTGCGTCCGAACAAATGAATGGTTTTCCTAGTTTTAGTAGTGATATTTATAGTGTTGGTATAATCGCTATTCAAGCAATTACAGGATTATTTCCTAAACAATTATCCTTTGATGATCAAGGAGAAATTATTTGGCGCGGTCGCATTCGTTCTGAATATAAATATTCACCAAATCTCTTAACTATTATTGAGCGAATGGTGCGTTATCTTCCTCAAGAACGCTATCAATCAGCTATAGCAGTTTTAGAAGATTTAGCTCAACTGGAAAATAATCAAAATCAACCCAATTTTACTACATTATCTCCTCAAAACAATCAACCAAAACTGCCAGAGCTTTCTCACAAAATTTCTGTTCGTTTAATTAGTATTTTAGGGACAATTATAGTTATTTTGAGCTTTGGTTTTTGGAAATTATTAACTCCAACAAAAACCACTTTTTTAACCTATAGCGATCCAGAATACGGAATTAAAATTAATTATCCTAAAGATTGGTCTACTGAACCAAGAAATGATTTTTTTACGACAGGAATAATTTTTACTGCACCCGATCAAGAAACGCAAAACAATTTTCAGGAAAATATCAGCGTTATGATCGAAGAATTATCTACTCCTTTATCTCTTAGTGAATATACTAATCAATCAATTCAAGAAATTAAAAAATTATCTGACCCTAATTTAACCTCTGCAAGTGTAGCGACTTTAGCCAATGGAGAAGCTAGAAAAGTAGTCTATCATGGAGAAGAAGGGAGAAATAAACTCCAAAGAATGCAAATTTGGACAATTAGAAATAATCGAGTTTATATTATTACTTATACGGCTGAAGCACAAAAGTATCAAAAATTTAGCCCGATAGTCAATAAAATGCTCAATTCTTTTGTAATTATCAAATAATTTTTAAAATTACTATTTAAATATTCAGCAGAGGATAATCAAAATGGCAACAGGAATAATGATCGATGGCAAATGGCAAAAACAAAGCTATCAAAGCGATCGCAGTGGCAATTTTCAACGCAACCCAACTACTTTTCGCGATCGCATAACTGCTGATGGTTCGAGTGGTTTTAAAGCAGAAGCTAATCGTTATCATTTATATGTTTCCTATGCTTGTCCTTGGGCGCACCGCACTTTAATTGTCAGAAAATTAAAAGGTTTAGAAGATGTTATTTCTCTTTCCGTAGTTCATCCTTTTATGGGCGATGAAGGTTGGACTTTTGCAGATTTTTCGGGTACTATTCCCGATCCAATTCATCATGCTAAATATTTACGAGAAATTTATGCCCATGCTGATTCAAATTATACAGGAAGAGTTACTGTTCCTATATTATGGGACAAACAAACCAACAGAATTGTTAATAATGAATCTCGGGAAATTATCGAGATGTTTGATCAAGAATTGACTGCTTTAGCTACAAAAAAAATTACTTTATATCCAGAACAATTAAAAGATCAAATTAATCAAACAATTGATGAGATTTATAATCCAATTAATAATGGAGTATATCGCGCAGGATTTGCTACTTCTCAAGAAGCTTACAACGAAGCAGTGATCGAACTGTTTGAAAATTTAGATCATTGGAATCATATTTTAGGTGAACAAAGATTCTTATGTGGTAATAGTTTTACCGCAGCAGATATTTGTATGTTTACTACTTTATTACGCTTCGATTTAGTTTATTACGTTCACTTTAAATGTAATCTTCGTCATATTTGGGAATATGAAAATTTATGGAATTATCTCAAAGAAATTTATCAACATTCTGGAATTAAAGAAACTTGTAAATTAGATCATATCAAGCGTCATTATTATCAAAGTCATCCTCATATTAATCCTAGTGGTATTGTTCCTTTAGGTCCAATTATTGATTTTGATACGCCTCACAATCGTAATAAATTTAATTCCAAAGCAAATTAAGTAATGCGATCGCATACATTGGGACAATAATAAAAGGAGAAATAATTGCTTTCAAAGGAGTCAAAAAATATATTTGTTGCTTACAAGAGAATTTGAGAAAAGATCAAAGACACAGCAATTTTTTGAAGGCGTAATTCTGGAGTATCCCCAGAATGTTGACCGCTCGAATTAGATAGGTTTATACGGAAGTTTGTGGGTTGAAAATTTTCAAATATGTCATCATTGGATTGGAAAATTAATGGTACTGACTCCCGACAAACTACCTTTTTACCAACAGAGTATGATAGCGACAAAGCTTATTCTCTCATCCTCAAGAGTGTGTTGTCACCCCCTAGACTTAACGTTCCTAGAACGTGTTAGGTGACACCCCCAGTGCCAACTTACCAGCAAGTTGGCGTTGAGCTTCTTCCCGTAATGGATGATATCTAACACCTTGAGCATCTCGAAACAGTTTTTCTAGACCAAAAGAACGTTGAAAAGCTCTTCCACCAGCAATTTCCATTGCCAAATCCATCGTATTTAATACACTTTTAGCAACTATGGTACGTCCGATCATCACTTGATTGCTAGTTTCTAAACCTAACTGATTAGACTCAGAAAGAACAATCATCTGTTGCAGTGCTAACTTAGCTGTAGCTAATTCATTTTCTAAACCACCAACTAGATAACAAATATGGGAATCATTTTGTCGCTGAGTCGCTTCTTGAACAACTAACTTTCTCGCAGCCTCGGCGATACCAACGTATACGGAGTAAATAATCGGGAAAGCGATCGCCGTAATTAAATGAAAAGCGGGATGCCATTTGCCAGCAGGACGGCGTAAAGCGATCTTCTGTTCTGGCACAAAAACATTAGAGAGTCTCACATTGTGAGAACCAGTTCCCCTCATGCCCATAGCTTGCCATACAGGTTCGACCGATACTCCTGGTGTATTCATTGGTAATGCAAAATGTAGTACTGTTTTTCCTGCTGTAGGGTCTTCATAGACAGCACTGGTAATTAACAAATCCCCTGTGGGAACACCACTAACAAAACTTTTGCAGGCATTAATAATAAAACCACCTTCAGTGAGTGTTGCTGTTCCTGAACCATTAAGCCAGTCTCCACCGCCAGTACTGAGTAACATAATTTGCTCAGTAGCAATGCGACGAAGTAAACCTTCAACATCCGCATTTTGATGCTGCCACTTCCAGACATTGACCATTACTTGATGAGTATGCATCGATAGTGCTAATGCTGTGGAACTGCAATGACGACCTAAAATACGCAATATATCGCAAATTTCTCTGTAGCTTGCACCCCCACCACCAAATTCAACTGGTACTCCTGCTCTTGTTAGCCCAGATTCTTGAAGAAGAGCAAAATTCTTGGTGACAAAACAATCGGAATCATCGGCTAAAAGTTCTTCTTTGGCACATTGTTGTCCTATAGATTCTGCTAAGGTACGCCAATCAACAGTTTGAGACTGAGGATAATCTTTAAGTTCTAGCATAATTATTTGTTGCACTCCATGTGAAATCTTGTGTTGTTTTTATTCTGCGACAGGAAAAATTGTCATACTAGATCACAATCTGAACCTGAGAAGAGAAAGTTAAAAACAGAAGCAAAATGAGTAAGAGTTACGGTCAATATTGTCCAGTTGCCAGGGCAGCAGAAGCCATGTGCGAACGCTGGACACCACTAATTTTGCGTGAAATGATGTCTGGTAGTTGCCATTTCAATGAAATTAGTCGTGGAGTTCCTTTAATGTCACGCGCTCTGTTGATTAAACGCTTGAAGGAAATGGAAAATGCAGGTCTTATTACCCGTCAAGAAAAGAAAATAGGACAAGGCTCACTTTATCTCTTGACAGAAGCGGGGGAAGCTTTACGCCCCATCATTGAAGCAATGGGTGTATGGGCGCAGCATTGGACGAGCGATCGCCTTTTCGCAGAACAACTCGATCCTGCATTGTTTATGTGGTCGCTACGACGAGGTTTTAATTTAGATGCGATGCCTGAAGAAAAAATTGTCTTCCAATTTGACTTGAGAAACATCCCCAAACAGAGCATCCAACAACGTAGTTATTGGGTAGTAGTAGAACAAAGAAGGGTTGATGTCTGTATGCAAGATCCAGGTTTTGAAGTTGATATTTTAATTACAGCAGAGCTTAGTGCGCTCGTTCATGTGGTAATGGGCTACGATCCTCTCGATTTGGCATTAAAATCCCAAAAAATCAATTTTGAAGGAGAGCGAAAGTTAGTTTCTCAAATTCCGACTTGGTTATATCTTAATCAGGAACGAAGATATCTATCGGGAATTGCTCCTAAAACATTGGGTGAAATGTTTGGCTAAATAAACCTAATATTTCTTAGCTTAAAGCGGACATTTCGCAAGTAGGTCAGTAGATTCAATAATATTAAAGTAGAGCAAGGTAGGCATTGCCCAACTTACATTTTATTCATAAATTTTATTTCAAATATATAATCAGTATCGTAAGTACGAACATACAATTTATTGCCTTTACGAATAATATAATCTGGAGCAGTTTTTAAATTAATTTGCTGTAAAACCTTACCGTTATTTTTATCAATTAAATAAAGAAAATCTGGTTCAGCAGTAAAACCATAACCACAGATAATTACTTCATTAATAATTTCAAAATTACCTGCATTACATACTAAGGGTTGACTACGCCATATAATTTGATTATTGTCTGTATTAATTGCGGTGAGATAACCATTCATGCCTAAAGAAGATTGAGCATAAGTATTATGCCTATGAGATACATACAAAATATTATCTTCCTGATTAACCCAAGTTAAACTTTGATTAACAAAATCTAGGTCGCTTTCTACATAATCTGGTGATAATGAATAATTACTGAAATCATAACCAGCAGTAAATTGATGAGAATCTGAATCATAACTAAATAAATAGCGACCATCACCATAATCATTACCATAAATTAAGAAATCGCGGTCGCGGTAATGAATCGCTTTAACTAAAATATTATCTCCAAAAGATCTAGGAAGATAATCAGGAAGATCGCCTAATTGATTAAGATTAAAATTGGGAACTTGATAAGTTGGTAAGGATAAGTTATTACGCTCAAACCAAGCTTCAGTATCAGTAATTTGATTTGGTGTAGTAGAGATTAATTGAAGTTCGATGGAACTTGAGCGATTAGGATTATTTTTAGGTGCATCTTGACGAAAAGGAGGTACTCCTAATTCAATTAAATTAAATTCATTAATATTGTTCGTGTCGTTTTGAATATTGTCGGCTCTTACTAAAGATAAATTAAACATAGATGATAATTTTGTTGTAGTAATACTTAAGATTAAACCGAGCAAACCAGCTAAAAATAATTGATTGACTTTTAATAATTTTTTATTCATTACTAAATAACAAATGACAAATTGTCCCAATTTTTAAAACCATAATCTTAGAACCAATGACGGTTCATTCTTACCAAGATAAAAATACTTTTTCAGTAATTATCAATCTAATCTTGAGACTGATTTTACTAACCAAAAGTTGCTTGATTGCGAATTGTAAATAGACAATTAATGATATGATTTAAAGCCGAGATAAATAAACTACTTTAGTAAATGTGACTCATCGTAATCCTGCACCTACAGTAGATATCATTATTGAACTAAGCGACCGCTTAGAGCGACCAATTATTCTGATCGAACGAAAAAATACTCCTTTTGGTTGGGCAATTCCAGGAGGTTTTATCGATTATGGCGAGTCAGCCGAAACCGCAGCTATTAGGGAAGCCAAAGAAGAAGTAAGCTTAGATGTAGAATTAGTAGAACAATTTCAAGTCTACTCCGAGCCAAACCGCGATCCTCGTCAACATACTCTAGCAATTGTCTTTATTGCTAAGGCAACTGGACAACCTCAAGCAGCCGACGATGCCAAAAATATCGGTATCTTTCACTCTGGGGAAATTCCAACCTCTCTCTGTTTCGATCACGATCGCATTATGAAAGATTATTGGCGTTATCGTCATTATGGCATTCGTCCCCACTATTAAAATTGAAATATGAGTAAAAAAATTATCCGCACCCAAAACGCACCTGCACCTGTAGGGCCATATAATCAAGCGATCGCAACTTCTGGACAAATGATTTTTGTAGCTGGACAAATTGCCCTCGATCCCCACACAGGGGAAATTGTCGGCAGTGGAGATGTTGCCAAACAAACTCAGCAAGTCATGAATAATATTGAAGCGATTTTAAAAGAAGCTGGTGCTAATTGGGAAAATGTAGTCAAAACTTCAGTATTTTTAACCGATCTAGGTACTTTTGGTACTGTCAATCAAGTTTACGCCCAATATTTCGATGAAGCAACCGCTCCCGCCCGTGCTTGTGTTGAAGTATCTCGTTTACCCAAAGATGTTTTAGTAGAAATTGAATGTATTGCCGTAATATAGCGGTTCTCAGGTTAAGGAGATACAGTCAAAACCCCGATCTCAGCTTTAATGAGGTAAGAAACAGATTGCTTTAAAAATCTTTTGATAAATTTAACCAATAAAAGATAAAAGAAACTTATATTGCATTTAGGTTGTCATCTATTGAGCTTATGTCTAAACTGAATATAGTTCAACTAGATAAGATTTCAATAACTAAACATCGATATGTCAAGCTTAACCGAAAAAAACAACTATCAATTGCCCAATCCACTCCGATTCATTCAAAAACAGTTTGATAACTTAGAAATTAAGTCAGAACAAGTAGCACGTCAAATTGTCAGGTTAATTCCTGCTCAATGTCCTTTTGCTCGTGAAGTTCGTTTGTTTGGTAGAGTTATGTTTCGCATTCCTCCACTTTGTAAACTAAATCCTCTTTACGAACAGTTGATGACTTTGAGATTTCGCGCACTTTGTTTTCTTGCCGAGCAATGTGGTGAAGATATTACAATCTACTGTACGTAAATAAAAAGCTAATTTGCCGTTGATTATGCTTTGAAAGGACTTAACCAAACAACTTTTCTGTTTTAATGTCAGTAATTGTAGCGAATATTCATTTTCAATTAATTTACTTCAATTAAAGTTGGTTATGTTCGTTAAGTTTTCCTCACTACATCTTCAAAAGTAGTAATAGTGAATCAACACTAACAATTAACGAGCGCAATCATTAAAAATATTTGTCACAATAAAAAAATTGTTCGCTCAAACTGACTACTATGAGACAACCACCTGGCCCTCCAAATTCTCGCTGGTTGAGAAAGTTACGTCTGTTTAAGTTTATTTTTCAGCCTTTAGAATACTTTAACGAAAACTATCAGCGTTATGGCGATATTTATCAACTTGGCAGACAAAACTCTCCTCCTTTTGTGGTTCTCAGTAATCCTCAAGCGATTAAAGAAGTTTTTACTACTCCATCCGAACAGTTTGAAATTGGTAAAAATAATACCGATTTAAAATTTCTAGTCGGCGAAAACTCTTTAATTATTCAAGATGGGGAATTTCATCAACGTCAAAGAAAGTTGTTAATGCCTGTTTTTCATGGAGAATGTTTGCAAAGTTATGGCGAACAAATAATTGAAATTACTAAACAGGTAACCAATCAATGGCAAACAGGAAAATTGATCCGAGTCCGCACCTATATGCAAGAAATTACTCTGCGAGTGATTTTACAAATTGTCTTTGGACTCAACTCTCAACAATCGCGTTACGAACAACTGCGACAACTTCTTTGTGCTTGGTTAGAGATCATCAGTTCTCCTTTAAGTTCTAGTTTAATTTTCTTTGAATTTCTCCGCCAAGATTGGGGTGCATCGAGTCCTTGGGGTCGTTTTGTTCGTTTAAGAAAACAAATCAAAGAGTTACTGTACGAGGAAATTAAAGCGCGTCGAGAACAACAACCAATAGGCAATGATATTTTAAGTTTACTTTTAGCCACAACCGATGAATCTGGCAAACCCATGACTGATGAAGAAATTCATGATGAGTTAATCACCATGTTGATGGCAGGTCATGAAACTACTGCTTCTGCGTTAGTTTGGGCATTATATTGGGTTCATTATCTTCCTCAAGTTAAAGAAAAAATACTTCATGAATTAAATGAATTGGGTGAGGAAAGAACTTGGCATCAAATCGTTCAATTACCTTATCTCAACGCTACAATTGCCGAAACCTTAAGAATTTATCCGATTACGACTGGTACATTTACTCGTAGATCGAAAGCACCTTTACAAGTTTTAGATTATCAGTTTCCCGCAGGAACTGCTTTTGGTATTTCTATTTATTTAACTCATTGGCGAGAAGATCTTTATCCTCAACCCGAACTATTTCGACCAGAACGTTTTTTAGAAAGACAGTATTCGCCTTATGAATATCTGCCTTTTGGTGGTGGAAATCGCCGTTGTTTGGGTTCAGCTTTGGCACAAATGGAAATAAAACTAGTGATTGCAAGCATCTTATCCGATTGGCAACTAGCACTAACTAATCATCTTCTTCTCAAACCAGTGCGACGAGGATTAACTATTGCTGCCCCTAATAATTTTAAGATCAAAGTATGCGATCGCTTTAATAATTAGTAATTTTGTTCTGTAGAGTCAAGCGCAGTAACATTAATTATTTCAATCTAGAGTAAACTACTCAAACTAATTATTTAAATCGCCTATTGATTTTATCCTCTTTTGTTGTATTATTGTATTGTTGCGTTATTCATAACGTAAGCCAAGACATATTAAGGATTTTTGTCCTCCTATGAACCAGTCCCCAAGGGCTGAGTGTGTCTATTTGTAGGAGG from Stanieria cyanosphaera PCC 7437 encodes:
- a CDS encoding NUDIX domain-containing protein, whose translation is MTHRNPAPTVDIIIELSDRLERPIILIERKNTPFGWAIPGGFIDYGESAETAAIREAKEEVSLDVELVEQFQVYSEPNRDPRQHTLAIVFIAKATGQPQAADDAKNIGIFHSGEIPTSLCFDHDRIMKDYWRYRHYGIRPHY
- a CDS encoding RidA family protein — encoded protein: MSKKIIRTQNAPAPVGPYNQAIATSGQMIFVAGQIALDPHTGEIVGSGDVAKQTQQVMNNIEAILKEAGANWENVVKTSVFLTDLGTFGTVNQVYAQYFDEATAPARACVEVSRLPKDVLVEIECIAVI
- a CDS encoding Mo-dependent nitrogenase C-terminal domain-containing protein, with product MSSLTEKNNYQLPNPLRFIQKQFDNLEIKSEQVARQIVRLIPAQCPFAREVRLFGRVMFRIPPLCKLNPLYEQLMTLRFRALCFLAEQCGEDITIYCT
- a CDS encoding cytochrome P450 gives rise to the protein MRQPPGPPNSRWLRKLRLFKFIFQPLEYFNENYQRYGDIYQLGRQNSPPFVVLSNPQAIKEVFTTPSEQFEIGKNNTDLKFLVGENSLIIQDGEFHQRQRKLLMPVFHGECLQSYGEQIIEITKQVTNQWQTGKLIRVRTYMQEITLRVILQIVFGLNSQQSRYEQLRQLLCAWLEIISSPLSSSLIFFEFLRQDWGASSPWGRFVRLRKQIKELLYEEIKARREQQPIGNDILSLLLATTDESGKPMTDEEIHDELITMLMAGHETTASALVWALYWVHYLPQVKEKILHELNELGEERTWHQIVQLPYLNATIAETLRIYPITTGTFTRRSKAPLQVLDYQFPAGTAFGISIYLTHWREDLYPQPELFRPERFLERQYSPYEYLPFGGGNRRCLGSALAQMEIKLVIASILSDWQLALTNHLLLKPVRRGLTIAAPNNFKIKVCDRFNN